Part of the Faecalibacterium duncaniae genome, ATCCTCAGAGATGCCCAGCATGTTATAGATCAGGCCGCTGAACAGGTCCACATTGGCGCACACCGGCTTGCTGCTGCCCTTTTCCTCGGCAAAGATATCGGGAGCCAGCCGCTCGATGCTGCACAGCATGTTGTACTCTTCCTCAAAGCCCTTCTCGTAGGCCAGGTGCTTGGCGCGCTCCTTCAGAATGACCTCACGAGGGTCGCTCATGGTATAGACCGCATGGCCCATACCGTAGATCAGGCCGGAGCCGTCGCCCGCCTGCTTGCGCAGGATGCGGCGCAGATACTCGCGCACCTCGTCGTCGTCCTCCGGGTGCTCCACATGCTTGAGAATATCCTGCAGCTGGCGGTTGACCATCAGGTTGGCACCGCCGTGCTTGGGGCCCTTCAGCGCGCCAATGGCGGCTGCAATGGCCGAGTAGGTATCGGTGCCCGAGGAGGACAGCACACGGGCGGTAAAGGTGGAGCAGTTGCCGCCGCCGTGGTCAGCGTGGACCAGCAGGCACATATCCAGCAGTTTGGCTTCCTCGTGGGTGAACTTCTGGTCCGGGCGGTAGGTGCTCAGGATGTGCTCTGCCGTGCTCTGGCCGGGCTTGGGCATGTGGAAGAACATGCTCTGCTTGTCATAATAGCGGCGCTTCATCTGGTAAGCGTTCACCATCATGGTGGGCATACTGGCGATCAGATTGATGCTCTGGTTCAGGATATTCTCCAGCGTCAGATCCTCGGCATGCTCGTCGTAGGAATACAGGCCCAGCACGCACCGCTGCATCTTGTTCATAATATTGGGCGAAGGAGCATTCATGGTATCCATAAAACCATCGGGCAGGGCACGGTGCTCTGCCAGCAGCTCGCAGAAATCGTCCAGCTGCTCCTGGGTGGGCAGGCTGCCGAACAGCAGCAGCCAGATGACCTCTTCAAACACAAAGCGGTCGTTGCGGTAGGCCTCATTCACGATCTCGTTGATGTCCACGCCGCGGTAGATCAGACGGCCCGGAATGGGAATGACATGCCCTTCCTGATCCTTTTTGTAGCCCACAACGTCACAGACATTGGTCAGGCCTGCCAGCACACCGGTACCATCCGGGTTGCGCAGGCCGCGCTTGACACCGAGACGCTCACTCGTCTCCGGGTCGATGTAGTTGTTTGCCAGATACTCTTCACACAGCGTCCGCATGGTCTGCGGGTCCAGCGACGCTACTTCTGCATGGGTATAGTTCATGCGCGAATTCCCCTTTCTCTTATTTCTCTCTTATATACTTTCCGGCCATCCACCATGATGGCACACCCTTATGATAGCGCTTTTGTGAAGTAAATTCAAGTCTTGGATGAAATGTGCGCTTTTTCACCCCGCCGTACTGGTACACTGGGCCCAGAAAAATGCCTGTCCGGGAGGGAAAACTACGATGAAAAAGACATTCTTTCTCCTCTGCGCCCTGCTGCTGGTGCTGGGTACGCTCCTGCCGATCGCCGGTTACCGGCTGACACTGGCAGTGTTCGGCCCGGCACAGGGGGCTTCTTCTGCTCCTCTGCCGGGCACTGCGACTTCGGAAACCGCCCCGGACAGCGCCGCTGTGCCGCCCTCCGATCAGGACAGCGAGAGCTTTCTGCTGGCCGACCAGAGCGCCGGGGCCGTAGTCTCGGTGCCCCGGCGGGACTATCTGATTGGTGCCGTGGCGGCGGAAATGCCCATCAGCTGGCCGGACGAGGCGCTCAAGGCGCAGGCCATCGCGGCCCACAGCTATGCCCTCTACTGCCGCGACCATACCGCCGAACCGGCTTCCGGCTGGCTGAGCGTGGACCCCGTCCGGCGGCAGGGATACTTAACAGATGCAGTCCTCCGCAGCTACTGGGGCACCGCCTATGAGGAGAACTATGCCCGCCTCTCGGCGCTGGTGGACAGTGTGCTGACCGATGTGCTCTACTATGGCAGCGCCCCCGCCGGGGCAAGCTACTTTGCCATCTCCAACGGCATGACTGAGGCCAGCGAAAACGTCTGGGGCACTGCCCTTCCCTATCTTGTGGCCGTGGACAGCTCCACCGACCTCAATGCGGACAACTACCTTTATACCGTTCAGTTCACCACCGAACAGATGCAGCAGGCTCTCGGCGGGCTGGGCCTGCTCCCTGACCTCGCCGCACCTGCCAGCTGGTTCGGAGAGGCCGCGCTCACCCCTTCGGGCTATGTAGCCTCCCTGCCTGTCTGCGGGCAGAGCGTCACTGGCCCGGCCCTGCGCAAAGCTCTGGGCCTGCGGAGCGCCTGCTTCACGGTGCAGTATCAGGAGGGCAGCTTTCTCCTCACCACCAAGGGCTATGGCCACGGTGTGGGGCTGAGCCAGTGGGGTGCCAAGGCGCTGGCCGAGCAGGGACAGAGCGCGGAAGAAATTCTGGCGCACTATTTCCCGGGGACAGAGCTGCGGAGATAACTCCCTCAAGCGCTCCGCC contains:
- a CDS encoding SpoIID/LytB domain-containing protein; translated protein: MKKTFFLLCALLLVLGTLLPIAGYRLTLAVFGPAQGASSAPLPGTATSETAPDSAAVPPSDQDSESFLLADQSAGAVVSVPRRDYLIGAVAAEMPISWPDEALKAQAIAAHSYALYCRDHTAEPASGWLSVDPVRRQGYLTDAVLRSYWGTAYEENYARLSALVDSVLTDVLYYGSAPAGASYFAISNGMTEASENVWGTALPYLVAVDSSTDLNADNYLYTVQFTTEQMQQALGGLGLLPDLAAPASWFGEAALTPSGYVASLPVCGQSVTGPALRKALGLRSACFTVQYQEGSFLLTTKGYGHGVGLSQWGAKALAEQGQSAEEILAHYFPGTELRR
- a CDS encoding citrate synthase; amino-acid sequence: MNYTHAEVASLDPQTMRTLCEEYLANNYIDPETSERLGVKRGLRNPDGTGVLAGLTNVCDVVGYKKDQEGHVIPIPGRLIYRGVDINEIVNEAYRNDRFVFEEVIWLLLFGSLPTQEQLDDFCELLAEHRALPDGFMDTMNAPSPNIMNKMQRCVLGLYSYDEHAEDLTLENILNQSINLIASMPTMMVNAYQMKRRYYDKQSMFFHMPKPGQSTAEHILSTYRPDQKFTHEEAKLLDMCLLVHADHGGGNCSTFTARVLSSSGTDTYSAIAAAIGALKGPKHGGANLMVNRQLQDILKHVEHPEDDDEVREYLRRILRKQAGDGSGLIYGMGHAVYTMSDPREVILKERAKHLAYEKGFEEEYNMLCSIERLAPDIFAEEKGSSKPVCANVDLFSGLIYNMLGISEDIYTPLFAIARVPGWCAHRVEEVIFANRIIRPAYKYLGVRQKYKPIEER